Proteins encoded within one genomic window of Misgurnus anguillicaudatus chromosome 18, ASM2758022v2, whole genome shotgun sequence:
- the LOC129429241 gene encoding trace amine-associated receptor 4-like, with translation MTFNETENILLCYPSHPDSCPRAHRLTVVKVAMYAVMLLIILMTVFGNLLIIISLSHFKQLQSPTHLIVQSLAVCDCLLGSLVMPYSMVRSVEGCWFLGDFICKVHSSLDNTFCISSLLHLSLISIDRYLAICDPLRYKMRITNNTVTVFITFTWIFSFVYSFSIVFSGVTSVGLEAYILQISCFGGCVLLLNKEWGLPYVILFFIIPGTIMSSLYIIIFNVVKKHAKVLSEKVSVTTTGVNSQSSAHRERKAAKTLALVMGVFFICWLPLALATAVDPFLNFVIPAIVYEALVWFSYFNTACDPLIYGFFYPCFQKAFKTLISTYICGFNHLHTLTFE, from the coding sequence ATGACGTTCAATGAGACTGAGAATATTCTCCTGTGTTATCCTTCACATCCAGACTCTTGTCCTAGAGCTCATCGTCTCACTGTAGTTAAAGTGGCAATGTACGCTGTAATGTTACTCATAATCCTCATGACAGTTTTTGGGAATCTGCTCATCATCATCTCCCTCTCTCACTTCAAACAGCTTCAGTCTCCAACTCATCTGATCGTTCAGTCATTGGCTGTGTGTGACTGTCTGCTGGGTTCACTGGTGATGCCCTACAGTATGGTGCGATCTGTCGAGGGCTGCTGGTTTTTGGGAGATTTTATTTGTAAAGTTCATTCTAGTTTGGACAACACCTTCTGTATCTCTTCTTTATTACATCTTAGTTTAATATCTATTGATAGATACTTGGCCATCTGTGACCCTCTTAGATACAAAATGAGGATCACAAACAACACTGTGACTGTATTTATCACCTTTACATGGATCTTTTCATTTGTGTACAGCTTTTCTATTGTTTTTTCAGGGGTGACTTCTGTTGGTCTGGAAGCTTATATATTACAGATTTCTTGTTTTGGTGGCTGtgttttgcttttaaacaaagaaTGGGGACTACCTTATGtaatcttgttttttattattccaGGAACTATAATGAGCTCTCTGTATATCATCATATTCAATGTTGTGAAAAAACACGCAAAGGTTTTGTCAGAGAAAGTGTCTGTGACCACCACAGGTGTTAACAGTCAAAGCTCTGCACATAGAGAAAGAAAAGCAGCTAAAACTCTGGCTCTTGTTATGGGCGTTTTCTTTATCTGCTGGCTGCCTTTAGCTCTTGCCACTGCTGTCGACCCTTTCCTTAACTTTGTGATCCCAGCTATTGTTTATGAGGCTTTAGTTTGGTTTTCATATTTTAACACGGCTTGTGATCCTTTGATCTATGGATTTTTCTATCCTTGCTTTCAGAAGGCCTTTAAGACTCTCATATCCACTTATATCTGTGGATTCAATCATTTACATACTCTGACATTTGAATGA